A genomic window from Montipora capricornis isolate CH-2021 chromosome 8, ASM3666992v2, whole genome shotgun sequence includes:
- the LOC138014172 gene encoding uncharacterized protein, whose product MDTQDKIREANVQVCDTNFYTPLQDPIESSTAKKVSNIVNALYTNNHIDAMTFKWLNQSQNPPRIPEFYTLTKIHKPNPVGRPIVSGSGGPTERISNFIDSLLQPIAKKQESYVKDTTDFVRFIENTQLPDNEIIFASLDVCSLYTNIPREEGMEVICQYYEEYYQSNPPIPTSILGNLVKPILKENSFIFHGEN is encoded by the coding sequence ATGGATACGCAAGACAAAATCCGAGAGGCCAACGTACAAGTCTGTGACACAAACTTTTACACCCCTCTACAAGATCCTATAGAGTCCTCGACGGCCAAGAAGGTCAGCAACATAGTCAATGCACTGTATACAAACAACCATATTGACGCAATGACTTTCAAATGGCTCAATCAAAGCCAGAACCCACCCAGAATACCGGAATTCTATACACTGACAAAAATACATAAACCAAACCCAGTCGGCAGACCGATAGTTTCCGGTAGTGGTGGCCCTACAGAACGTATTTCAAACTTCATCGATTCGCTTTTACAACCTATTGCTAAGAAACAAGAGTCATATGTCAAAGACACCACAGACTTTGTCCGGTTCATTGAAAACACGCAACTTCCAGACAACGAAATAATATTTGCTTCACTCGATGTCTGTTCACTATATACCAACATCCCACGGGAAGAGGGAATGGAGGTCATCTGCCAATATTATGAAGAATACTATCAGTCAAATCCACCCATCCCCACATCCATTCTTGGGAACCTCGTGAAACCGATTCTTAAGGAAAACTCCTTCATATTCCATGGCGAGAACTAA